In the genome of Rhizobium binae, the window ACAACGAGCCGGATGCCGGCATTCTCGACCATGCGAGCTGCCTCTTCCGAAATCGCGTCATCGGTAATGACCACAGAGACGCGGTCGAGCGCGCAAAGAATAAGGCTCGACCGGCGATTGAATTTGCTTGAATCGACCATGACGACGAGTTCATCGGCCTGGTGCATCAGCTTCTGCTCGCTCTGGATGATGAGAGCATCCGCCTCCATGATGCCGAGCGGGCCGACACCCTGCGCGCCGATGAACATGCGCCGCGCATAGAAATTGCGGATTGCGTCATTATCGAAGGGCGACAGGATCAGGCTCTGCTCGCGGTAGATCGCGCCACCGGGAACCGTCACCGTGTTCTTGGAATGTTTGACCAGATGCTCAGCAATGGCAAAAGAATTGGTCATGACCTGCATGCGATGGCCGGCCATGTAATGCACCATCTGGAAGGTCGTCGTGCCGCCATTGATGATGATGGCGTCGCCCGCTTCGCACAGATCGACCGCGGCGCGTGCAATTGCGCGTTTCTTATCGATGTTGACCGATTCTGAAACTCGAAAGGGGCGGCCGGCGAGATTGCCGAGCTGCGGCGGATGCACCGCCTCCGCACCGCCGCGCACACGGCGGATTTTTCCCTGCACATGCAGAGCCGCAATGTCGCGCCGAATTGTCGCTTCGGAAGCTTCCGTCAGCTCGGAAATGTCCTGGATCGTAACGACGGACTTTTCCTGAACGGCGCTTAAAATGATGCGATGGCGTTCGCGTTCGTGCATTGGGCTCCTCCTCTTGTCATATTTATTTCGTATCCGCTAAAGGCTGTCAATCACAAACGATCATAAATTTTCATATTGCGATGCAGCATAAGCGATTTTGATCGTTTTCGATTGACAAGCGCATTTGTGATGCGCGATACCGTGAGCGAAAGGGCTCGCTGATCGCGGTGCTGACAAGCCTATATGGGAGGATGATATGGCGGCGAACGTCCGGCTTCTGGAAAACCGGTGGGATGATGGTTATGCGGCGGGCCTCGACGAGCCCGGCAAGCTGCTCTATCGCTCCAATCTGCTCGGCGCCGACAAGCGCATCACCAATTACGGCGGCGGCAATACCTCGGCGAAGGTTATGGAAACCGATCCGCTAACCGGCGGCAAGGTCAAGGTCCTTTGGGTCAAGGGCTCGGGCGGCGACGTCGGCACCATCAAGCTCGATGGTTTTGCGACCCTCTATCAGGACAAGCTGGAATCGCTGAAATCAATCTACAAGGGCGTCGAGGATGAAGACCGCATGGTCGGCTTTCTGCCGCACTGCACCTTCAATCTCAACGGCCGCGCCGCGTCGATCGACACGCCGCTGCATGGTTTCGTGCCGTTCACCCATGTCGATCACATGCACCCCGACGCGATCATCGCCATCGCGGCGTCGAAGAATTCCCGGGAGCTGACGCAGCAGGTCTTCGGCAACGAGATCGGCTGGCTGCCCTGGCGTCGCCCGGGTTTCCAGCTCGGCCTCGATCTCGAAGCCTTCGTCAAGGCGAACCCGAACGCCAAGGGCGTCGTGCTCGAAAGCCACGGTCTTTTCACCTGGGCTGATGATGCCAAGGCTTGCTACGAGCTGACGCTTGAGATCATCAACAAAGCGATTGTCTGGTTTGCCGAAAAGGCCGAAGGCAAGACAATTTTCGGCGGCGCTGCCGTCCAGAGCCTGCCCGTTGCCGAGCGACGCGCCATCGCCGCCCGGCTGATGCCTGAGATTCGCGGCCGCATCGGCAAGCAGGAGCGCAAGCTCGGTCATTTCGACGACCAGGACGCCGTGCTCGAATTCGTCAATTCCAGAGATCTGCGCCCGCTCGGCGCGCTCGGCACCAGCTGCCCCGACCATTTCCTGCGCACCAAGATCCGGCCGCTGATCGTCGATTTTGATCCTGCCAAGCCGGATGTCGATGCGATCGTCGCCGGCCTCGACAAGGCGCTGGAAGAATATCGCGCCGATTACGCCCGCTATTACAATGACTGCAAGCATGACAATTCGCCCGCCATGCGCGACGCCAATCCCGTCATCTTCCTTGTTCCCGGCGTCGGCATGCTGTCCTTTGCCCGCGACAAGGCGACATCACGCATCGCCAGCGAATTCTACGTCAACGCCATCAACGTCATGCGCGGCGCTTCGACGGTCTCGGAGTATCAGGGCCTGCCGGAGCAGGAAGCCTTCGATATCGAATACTGGCTGCTTGAAGAGGCCAAGCTGCAGCGTATGCCGAAGCCGAAGAGCCTGGCCGGCCGGGTGGCCTTCGTCACCGGCGGCGCCGGCGGCATCGGCCGGGCGACGGCCGCGCGCCTCGTCGGCGAGGGCGCCTGCGTGGTGCTTGCCGATATCGATCAGGCGGCGCTTGAATCGACAGAGGCCGATTTCGTCAAGAAATTCGGCGCCGATGCCGTGCGCAGCGTTCGGCTCGACGTCACCAAGGAAGATGCGGTGATCGCCTCCTTCGCGGAAGCCTCGGTCGAATTCGGCGGCGTCGATATCCTCGTCTCGAATGCCGGCATTGCCTCCTCGGCACCGATCGAAGCGACCGAGCTTTCGACATGGAACCGCAATATCGATATTCTGGCGACGGGCTATTTTCTTGTTTCGCGCGAGGCCTTCCGACTGTTCCGCCGCCAGGCGCTCGGCGGCAACATCGTCTTCGTCGCCTCGAAAAACGGCCTTGCCGCTTCGCCGAATGCGTCGGCCTATTGCACGGCCAAGGCCGCCGAAATCCATCTCGCCCGCTGCCTGGCGCTGGAGGGCGCGGATGCAGGCATCCGCGTCAACACCGTCAATCCGGATGCCGTGCTGCGCGGTTCGAAGATCTGGAGCGGCGAGTGGCGCGAGCAGCGCGCCGCCTCCTCGAAGATCGAAGTGGACGAGCTCGAGGAACATTACCGCAAGCGTTCGATGCTGAAGCTCAACGTGTTTCCCGAGGATATCGCCGAGGCGATCTATTTCCTGGCCTCGGACCTTTCGGCAAAATCGACCGGCAACATCATCAACGTCGATGCCGGTAACGTGCAGAGTTTTACGCGCTGATTTTTGACTGGGGCGGATGCATCTGCCCCTCACCCTAACCCTCTCCCCGTCACGACGGGGAGAGGGGACTTGCCCAACGAAATGTTGGAGTGGGACGGAGACCGCGCGGCATATCCCCTTCTCCCCGTTTTGAACGGGGAGAAGATGCCGGCAGGCGGATGAGGGGCGGCCCCATGCCAGTTCCAATGTAGAAATTGCAGAACCGGGAGGAAGACATGGCCGAGTTCAGGATCGCGCAGGATCTCATCGCGACAGAAAACGACAAGCGGGCAACCGCGCTGAACGCCGATTACGAGGCGCTGGGCGCCACCCTTGACCGTCGCGGCGTCGATATCGAAGCAATCACCCGCAGGGTTGCCGAATTCTTCGTCGCCGTTCCCTCCTGGGGTGTCGGCACCGGCGGCACACGCTTTGCCCGCTTCCCCGGCGCCGGTGAGCCGCGCGGCATCTTCGACAAGCTCGACGATTGCGCCGTCATCAACCAGCTGACGCAGGCAACGCCGAATGTCTCGCTGCATATTCCCTGGGACAAGGCGGATGCCAAGGAGCTGAAGGCCAAGGGCGATGCGCTTGGTCTGGGCTTCGATGCGATGAATTCCAACACTTTCTCCGATGCGCCGGGGCAGGCTCATTCCTACAAATACGGTTCGCTCAGCCATACCGACGCGGGAACGCGGGCGCAGGCGGTCGAGCACAATCTCGAATGTATCGAGATCGGTAGGGCGATCGGCTCCAAGGCGCTGACGGTCTGGATCGGCGACGGCTCGAACTTTCCCGGCCAGAGCAATTTCACCAGAGCATTCGAGCGTTACCTCGCTTCGATGGCCGATATCTACAAGGCACTCCCCGACGATTGGAAGCTCTTCACCGAGCACAAGATGTACGAGCCGGCCTTCTATTCGACGATCGTCCAAGACTGGGGCACCAACTACCTGATCGCCCAGACGCTTGGTCCGAAGGCCTATTGCCTCGTCGATCTCGGCCACCATGCACCGAACACCAATATCGAGATGATCGTCGCCCGCCTGATCCAGTTCGGCAAGCTCGGCGGTTTCCATTTCAACGATTCGAAATATGGCGATGATGATCTCGACGCCGGCGTGATCGATCCCTACCGGCTGTTCCTCGTCTTCAATGAGCTGGTCGATGCCGAGCAGCGCGGCGTCAACGACTTCAACCCGGCCCATATGATCGACCAGTCGCACAACGTCACCGATCCGATCGAGAGCCTGATCAACAGCGCCAACGAAATCCGCCGCGCCTATGCGCAGGCGTTGATCGTCGACCGCAAGGCGCTCGAGGGCTATCAGAACGACAATGACGCGCTGATGGCGTCGGAAACTCTAAAGCGCGCCTATCGCGCCGATGTCGAGCCGATCCTTGCCGAAGCCCGTCGCAGAGCCGGCGGCGCGATCGATCCGATCGCCGCCTATCGCGCCAGCGGCTATCGCAGACAAGTCGCGGCCGAGCGCCCGGCCTCCGTTGCCGGCGGCGGCGGCATCATCTGAAATCGAGACTGAACATAAAAGGATGGCCAGCAGCGCCGATGACGCACTGCCGGCCATTGCCGTTTACGGCTTCCAGGCGCCGGCGATCTGGCGGGTGGCGATGTTCAGCCGGTTCCAGACATTGATATTGGCGATGGCAACGACGAGGGCTGCGAGGCTTCTGCCGTCGTAATGCCGGGTCGCTTCGTCCCAGATTTCATCCGGCACCGGGTCGGCGCGGTCGCTGACTCGGGTCACAGCCTCGGTCAGCGCCAGGGCTGCCCGTTCGGCATCGCTGAAATAGGGGGTATCGCGCCAGGCGCCAACGGCAAAGAGCCTCTCATCCGTCTCGCCGAGCTTCTTTGCAATGCGCGGATGCCCGTCGATACAGACGCTGCAGCCGTTGATCTGGCTGGCGCGCAGATTGACGAGTTCGAGCAGCTTCGGTGAAAGGCCGGCCTCTGCCGGCACTTTGCCGAGCGCCGTCAGCGCCTGCATGGCCGCGGGAAGGACGAGGGCGGGATTTCCCATTCTCTCCTGCATGGTATGTCTCCTTGACGTGTTTGCTCTTCGACGATGCGCCGACGCTGTCACACCGGCCGGGCTTCATTCGTCATGGCCTTGACGCAACGCAGCGGAGGAATGTGACGCATGGACGAGAAAAAATGGCTGGCCGATGAATTCGAGGCGAACCGGGCGCATCTCAGGGCGGCGGCCTTCCGCATGCTCGGCTCGCGCAGCGAGGCGGAGGATGCCGTTCAGGAAGCCTGGTTGCGGCTCAACCGCACCGATTCGTCCGGCATCGGCAATCTCGGCGGTTGGCTGACGACTGTGGTAGCGCGCATCTGCCTCGACATGCTTCGCGCCCGCAAGAGCCGGCGCGAGGAGCCGCTCGAGATGCCGGCGCATGCAGCGGTCGCCGATCCGGCCGGCGACCCCGAACGCGAAGCAGCCTTCGCCGATTCCGTCGGTCTGGCGCTGCTCGTGGTGCTGCAGACGCTGGCGCCCGCCGAACGTGTCGCTTTCGTTCTGCACGACATGTTCGATCTGCCGTTCGATGAGATCGCGCCGATCATCGGCCGCTCGTCCGCCGCCACCCGGCAGCTTGCGAGCCGCGCCCGCCGCCGGGTGCAGGGCATGGACGAGGCGCCTGAGGTTGATCTTGGCCGCAAACGGACGATCGCCGCGGCCTTTCTGACGGCGTCGCGCAATGGCGATCTGGAGGCGCTGATTGCGGTGCTCGCTCCCGACGTCGTCTTCCGGCCGGATGCGACGGCCGCCCGGTATGGCATCGGCGCCATGCGCGGCGCGACCGACGTCGCTGCGGCCTTCAAGGGCCGGGCGCAGGCGGCGGAAATGGCCATTATCGATGGTGAGCTCGGCTTTGTCGTGCACATTGGCGGCCAGATCCGCGTCGCTGTAACGCTGACGATCGATGAGGGGAGGATCGTCGCGATCGATGCCGTCGCCGACCCGGATCAGCTGGAACGGCTCGACTTTTCGATCCTGCGGGATTGAACAAATTGCGGTTCTTTGAAACCGGCGCGCTTCGCAGGAGGCGCGCCGCGTCCGATTAACGGGCCACAAGCGAGCGTCATTTTTCTTGACAGCCACGCTCCCGCTCTTATTCTATTATAAAGCCTCATGTATCATAACTGTGGAATTGTCGCAAGTGTGATGCAGGTGGTCCCCCACCCCCCATTGCCTCTCAGCGTACCTGCAGACAGGTTTCGAGACCTCGAAAGGAAAGCATACCATGTCCGGCGACCAGGCGAAGAAGCCGCTTCTCCTTACCAATGTCAAACCGGTGGCTTTCGGGGCCGGCGCAGGCGAAGGGGTGATCGACATTCTCGTCGATGCCGAAGGCAGAATCACCGAGATCGGCCCGTCGCTCGCGGTCTCTCAAGATGTCACGCGCATCGACGGCAAGGGTGCCTTCGTCTCGCCCGGCTGGATCGACCTGCATGTGCATATCTGGCATGGCGGCACCGACATTTCGATCCGCCCCTCCGAATGCGGTCTCGAGCGCGGGGTGACGACGCTTGTCGATGCCGGGTCTGCCGGCGAGGCGAATTTCCACGGTTTCCGCGAATACATCATCGAGCCCTCGCGCGAGCGCATCAAGGCCTTCCTGAATCTTGGCTCGATCGGTCTCGTCGCCTGCAACCGTGTCGCCGAACTGAGGGATATCAGAGATATCGACCTTGACCGCATCCTCGAAGTCTATGCCGAAAACAGCGAGCACATCGTCGGCATCAAGGTGCGCGCCAGCCACGTCATTACCGGCTCCTGGGGAGTCACGCCCGTCAAGCTCGGCAAGAAGATCGCCAAGATCCTCAAGGTGCCGATGATGGTCCATGTCGGCGAGCCGCCGGCGCTCTACGACGAAGTGCTCGAAATCCTCGGCCCCGGCGACGTCGTCACCCACTGCTTCAACGGCAAGGCCGGTTCGAGCATCATGGAGGACGAGGATCTTTTCAATCTCGCCGAACGCTGCGCTTCGGAGGGCATCCGCCTCGACATCGGCCATGGCGGTGCCTCCTTCTCCTTCAAGGTCGCCGAAGCGGCGATCGCCCGCGGTCTGCTGCCCTTCTCGATCTCGACCGACCTGCACGGCCATTCGATGAATTTCCCGGTCTGGGATCTGGCGACGACGATGTCGAAGCTGCTCAGCGTCGGCATGCCCTTCGACAAGGTGGTCGAGGCCGTCACCCATGCCCCGGCATCCGTCATCAAGCTGTCGATGGAGAACCGGCTTTCGGTCGGCGCGCAGGCGGAGTTCACCATCTTCGACCTGGTCGATTCCGACCTCGAAGCGACGGATTCCAACGGCGAAGTCTCGGTCTTGAACAAGATGTTCGAGCCGCGCTATGCGGTGATGGGCGCCGACGCCGTTACCGCCAGTCGCTATCTGCCGCGAGCGCGCAAGCTCGTGCGGCATAGCCATGGCTATTCGTACCGGTAGGATCTGCCGACGCAGGCATGATTAGCGGTTGCGCCAGCCCATCAGCTTTTCGATCCGCTCCGCCGAATTGCGGACATGCGCAGTATAGTGGTTCTCGTCGGAGAAGGCTTTCTGCTCCGGCAGCACGATGGAAATCGTGGCGACGCAGTGGCCGTCGCGGTCGCAGATCGGTGAGGCGATGCAGGCAACTGCATAATCCGATTCCCCTGCCTGGATCGACAGGCGCGCCTCAAAGGCCTTGGCGGCGGCTTCCGATAGCGTGCTTGGATCGATCTCGGCGCGGCCGGTTGGCGACGAGCGGGCGCAACGCTTGAACAGCTCGATGCGCTCCTCTTCGGGCAGATGGCCGACGAGCAGGCGGCCCGACGCCGTCCAGTTCAGCGGCACCCTGGTGCCGACGCGCGACGCCACCTGGAAGTGGCTCGGGCCATCGGCCATGGCGAGCACCAGCATATAATCGCCGTCGCGGCCGCAGACCTGCACGGTCTCGCCGGCCTGGCGGCAGAGATCGTGCATCTCGTGGGTGGCGATGCTCATGAAATCCAGCGACCGGGCATAGGCGAGGCCGTAGTGATAAAGCCGGGCGCCGAGCCAGATCGAGCCGTCCGCCTGGCGCGTCAGCATGTTCTTCTCGACCAGATCGTCGACGATGACGTAGACGGTCGAAAGCGGCGCCTTCACTGCCTTGGCGATGGCATAGACGCCGGCAGGCGATCCCGTCTCATAGAGATGATCGATCACCTGAAGCGCCCGGTCGATGCCGCTGACGCGCGCGCGGCGCGCGCCCTTGCCGGCGGCTTCGTCGGCATGGCCCTCCTCTTCGGAGTAAACTGCGGGTGATGTCTTTCCGTCCAATTCCATGCACCTCATTAACACTGCGATCATGTTACATTACTATGGCATAGCGGTCGCTGTGGCAAATCGCAACATTTTGTAGGTTGATCATGTCGGCGGGTGCGACGGCTGCCTTCACCTCAGCGCGGTCGGGCCGCTCAGGAAAACCTCCATCGCAAAATTTGGAACAACAAGCCGCAGCCTGAGTTTGACCCTGAATTCAGGAGGACATGATGACGAATTATCCGACACCGCCTTTCCCGTCCCAGAAACAGCCGATGCCGGGATTTACCGCGCGGATGGATCCTGTTCCCGATCATGGTGAGGAAAGCTATCGAGGCTCCGACAGGTTGAAAGGCAAGCGGGCGATCATCACGGGCGGCGATAGCGGCATTGGCCGGGCGGTGGCGATCGCCTATGCCAGGGAAGGCGCCGATATTGTCATTTCCTATCTCGACGAGCATGAGGATGCCGCCGAGACGAAGCGGCTTGTCGAGCAGGCCGGCCGCAAGGCCGTTCTTGTCAGCGGCGATATCCAGGATCCGGCTCTCTGCCGGCAGATCGTCGAGACGGCGGTCAAGGAACTCGGCGGTATCGATATTCTCGTCAACAATGCCGCACATCAGGCAAGCTTCAAGAGCATCGACGAGATCAGCGATGAGGAGTGGGAACTGACCTTCAAGGTCAATATCCATGCGATGTTCTACCTGACCAAGGCGGCCGTCCCGCATATGAAGCCCGGCAGCGCCATCATCAATACGGCCTCGATCAATTCAGACAGTCCGAATCCGACATTGCTCGCCTATGCGACGACCAAGGGTGCGATCCAGAATTT includes:
- a CDS encoding DeoR/GlpR family DNA-binding transcription regulator, whose protein sequence is MHERERHRIILSAVQEKSVVTIQDISELTEASEATIRRDIAALHVQGKIRRVRGGAEAVHPPQLGNLAGRPFRVSESVNIDKKRAIARAAVDLCEAGDAIIINGGTTTFQMVHYMAGHRMQVMTNSFAIAEHLVKHSKNTVTVPGGAIYREQSLILSPFDNDAIRNFYARRMFIGAQGVGPLGIMEADALIIQSEQKLMHQADELVVMVDSSKFNRRSSLILCALDRVSVVITDDAISEEAARMVENAGIRLVVASPVTQAVREDSSSVA
- a CDS encoding bifunctional rhamnulose-1-phosphate aldolase/short-chain dehydrogenase, with the translated sequence MAANVRLLENRWDDGYAAGLDEPGKLLYRSNLLGADKRITNYGGGNTSAKVMETDPLTGGKVKVLWVKGSGGDVGTIKLDGFATLYQDKLESLKSIYKGVEDEDRMVGFLPHCTFNLNGRAASIDTPLHGFVPFTHVDHMHPDAIIAIAASKNSRELTQQVFGNEIGWLPWRRPGFQLGLDLEAFVKANPNAKGVVLESHGLFTWADDAKACYELTLEIINKAIVWFAEKAEGKTIFGGAAVQSLPVAERRAIAARLMPEIRGRIGKQERKLGHFDDQDAVLEFVNSRDLRPLGALGTSCPDHFLRTKIRPLIVDFDPAKPDVDAIVAGLDKALEEYRADYARYYNDCKHDNSPAMRDANPVIFLVPGVGMLSFARDKATSRIASEFYVNAINVMRGASTVSEYQGLPEQEAFDIEYWLLEEAKLQRMPKPKSLAGRVAFVTGGAGGIGRATAARLVGEGACVVLADIDQAALESTEADFVKKFGADAVRSVRLDVTKEDAVIASFAEASVEFGGVDILVSNAGIASSAPIEATELSTWNRNIDILATGYFLVSREAFRLFRRQALGGNIVFVASKNGLAASPNASAYCTAKAAEIHLARCLALEGADAGIRVNTVNPDAVLRGSKIWSGEWREQRAASSKIEVDELEEHYRKRSMLKLNVFPEDIAEAIYFLASDLSAKSTGNIINVDAGNVQSFTR
- the rhaI gene encoding L-rhamnose catabolism isomerase, with translation MAEFRIAQDLIATENDKRATALNADYEALGATLDRRGVDIEAITRRVAEFFVAVPSWGVGTGGTRFARFPGAGEPRGIFDKLDDCAVINQLTQATPNVSLHIPWDKADAKELKAKGDALGLGFDAMNSNTFSDAPGQAHSYKYGSLSHTDAGTRAQAVEHNLECIEIGRAIGSKALTVWIGDGSNFPGQSNFTRAFERYLASMADIYKALPDDWKLFTEHKMYEPAFYSTIVQDWGTNYLIAQTLGPKAYCLVDLGHHAPNTNIEMIVARLIQFGKLGGFHFNDSKYGDDDLDAGVIDPYRLFLVFNELVDAEQRGVNDFNPAHMIDQSHNVTDPIESLINSANEIRRAYAQALIVDRKALEGYQNDNDALMASETLKRAYRADVEPILAEARRRAGGAIDPIAAYRASGYRRQVAAERPASVAGGGGII
- a CDS encoding carboxymuconolactone decarboxylase family protein; its protein translation is MQERMGNPALVLPAAMQALTALGKVPAEAGLSPKLLELVNLRASQINGCSVCIDGHPRIAKKLGETDERLFAVGAWRDTPYFSDAERAALALTEAVTRVSDRADPVPDEIWDEATRHYDGRSLAALVVAIANINVWNRLNIATRQIAGAWKP
- a CDS encoding sigma-70 family RNA polymerase sigma factor, which produces MDEKKWLADEFEANRAHLRAAAFRMLGSRSEAEDAVQEAWLRLNRTDSSGIGNLGGWLTTVVARICLDMLRARKSRREEPLEMPAHAAVADPAGDPEREAAFADSVGLALLVVLQTLAPAERVAFVLHDMFDLPFDEIAPIIGRSSAATRQLASRARRRVQGMDEAPEVDLGRKRTIAAAFLTASRNGDLEALIAVLAPDVVFRPDATAARYGIGAMRGATDVAAAFKGRAQAAEMAIIDGELGFVVHIGGQIRVAVTLTIDEGRIVAIDAVADPDQLERLDFSILRD
- a CDS encoding amidohydrolase/deacetylase family metallohydrolase, translating into MSGDQAKKPLLLTNVKPVAFGAGAGEGVIDILVDAEGRITEIGPSLAVSQDVTRIDGKGAFVSPGWIDLHVHIWHGGTDISIRPSECGLERGVTTLVDAGSAGEANFHGFREYIIEPSRERIKAFLNLGSIGLVACNRVAELRDIRDIDLDRILEVYAENSEHIVGIKVRASHVITGSWGVTPVKLGKKIAKILKVPMMVHVGEPPALYDEVLEILGPGDVVTHCFNGKAGSSIMEDEDLFNLAERCASEGIRLDIGHGGASFSFKVAEAAIARGLLPFSISTDLHGHSMNFPVWDLATTMSKLLSVGMPFDKVVEAVTHAPASVIKLSMENRLSVGAQAEFTIFDLVDSDLEATDSNGEVSVLNKMFEPRYAVMGADAVTASRYLPRARKLVRHSHGYSYR
- a CDS encoding IclR family transcriptional regulator, which gives rise to MELDGKTSPAVYSEEEGHADEAAGKGARRARVSGIDRALQVIDHLYETGSPAGVYAIAKAVKAPLSTVYVIVDDLVEKNMLTRQADGSIWLGARLYHYGLAYARSLDFMSIATHEMHDLCRQAGETVQVCGRDGDYMLVLAMADGPSHFQVASRVGTRVPLNWTASGRLLVGHLPEEERIELFKRCARSSPTGRAEIDPSTLSEAAAKAFEARLSIQAGESDYAVACIASPICDRDGHCVATISIVLPEQKAFSDENHYTAHVRNSAERIEKLMGWRNR
- a CDS encoding SDR family oxidoreductase, yielding MTNYPTPPFPSQKQPMPGFTARMDPVPDHGEESYRGSDRLKGKRAIITGGDSGIGRAVAIAYAREGADIVISYLDEHEDAAETKRLVEQAGRKAVLVSGDIQDPALCRQIVETAVKELGGIDILVNNAAHQASFKSIDEISDEEWELTFKVNIHAMFYLTKAAVPHMKPGSAIINTASINSDSPNPTLLAYATTKGAIQNFTAGLAQLLAEKGIRANAVAPGPIWTPLIPSTLPEDSVSNFGKQVPMKRPGQPAELATAYVMLADPLSSYVSGTTIAVTGGKPIL